A window of Chanodichthys erythropterus isolate Z2021 chromosome 16, ASM2448905v1, whole genome shotgun sequence genomic DNA:
agacatttataatgttacaaaagattagatttcagataaacactgttcttttgaactttctattcatcaaataatcctgaaaaaaaatattgtacacaaatattttgtacaattgtacacattaaatgtttcttgagtggcagatcagcatattagaatgatttatgaaggatcatgtgacactgaagactggagtaatgatgctgaaaattcagctttgcatcacaggaataaattactttgtgaaatatattcaaatagaaaacagttattttaaattgtaataatatttcacaatattactgtttttactgtatttttaattcaataaatgtagccttagtgagcagaggaaacttctttcaaaaacattaaaaatcttagtggttccaaacttttggactgtactgtatatataatgtgtgtctatgtgtatatatatgtgtatatatatattatcctAAGTTTATCCACATGACATTTAAGGTCATATTATCTGATTATTATGACATTATACATGACTTTGATTTGGCAGATAAAAGTTGCTCAAATTTTAATAAGCAGTGAAGcagttaaatgttttttcccaagaaaaataaaaagtcacaCTACTTTTTCCTTTCAAGAATTTCATTCTTTTAATTTGGCATTTTCTTCATCATgatatcaggacagttttaTCACCCTGACATTTTTGACTTTATATggattataaataaataatgttaaaaattcATACAGAAATTAAAAGCATGTTCATCATAGAAGAGGTGTATTTAAGTCACTGTATgtacaaaagttatttttaaatgtattttgaataaattaagaGATCATGACAAAATATCCCACCTGTATGCTCTTCTCACAGTCGGTCTGCTGATGCAGCAGTAGCTCACTTTCCAGAAGGAAGCGTTTTCCACACTTGTCACAGATATGCATGCGGTTATGTGTCACGTTCATGTGTTTCTCCAGATACCAGCGGTTGTTGAACGTCTTGGGGCACCTCACACAGGTGAAGCTCTGAAACGTCAAGCTATCCTGATCCAGACGCTCCTCCCCAGTCCCACCATGAGCCGTCTCTTGCCTCACTCTCACACTGCTTTTCTTGGAGACCACAGCTAAAGCATCAGCAGATGCCTGGGTTTGTTGTAGTGGTCTTTCAGATATGAATACAGGTAATGTGTGGTCACCTTCGTCCTCACTGGTGCCTTCAAGTCTCATatcatcatcgtcatcatcTTCACTTTGCTCACCttcctcttcttcctcctccaaGGCCACATTGTTTCTTGATTCCTCAACAGTCTCATCGCTCCTCCTTCCTTTTACAGGAAGCTGTTGTGCTGAGGGTGTCTGAGCTGCTGCGTTGCCCTCTAAACCTTTGGACACATTTAGGGTCTGGTTGTTCAAATTCAACTCGACAATTATTTGCTCTCTGTTAAATGAATCAAGTTCTTCAGAGTCCTTCAGGTTTCCTGATTCCTTCCCTTCTACTTTATAAGTGCCTACTTGACGCCCATCACCAACTTGAACAGCATAGGAGTTCTCTTCACTTTTCCCTCCATAGATTCTGGCACAGGTGGGGTCCTTCTCTTGCTTGATTTCCATCTGAAAGTTGGAGTTTACTAAGGTGCTGATGCTCCAGCTCTGAGCGCTGACTTCCTGCTTGGCTTGGTCAACGCTGGGACTGATTTCCAGCGAGCCTCTGGTAATGAGTTCACTGCAAGAAGAGGCAATGTTGCTCATCTGGAGCACCGTGGCAGCTTTGAGCACATCGTGGGCATTGCAGCTGGAGACCAGCAGCTTGGAGGTGTAGATGAAGTTGAGGATTTGCTGCAGGCCTTGAGGCTGGAGGGCCTCTAGAGAGAGCTCCACACGCCGCAGCTCCTTACTTGATGCAAAGAGTGAGTGGAAGAAGGGGCTGTAGGCTGCTAGGACACCCTTGTGGGCCTGGAACTGGAAAGAAGTCTGGTGGTGCAGGAGGACGATGTCAACGTCACATAGATCAGGTTGGAACAGACGTTGCTTGTTCAGCCTGTCCATCAAGAACATGCAGTGAAGGGCCTCATCCTCAACAAGGGAGAACTCTGCAGATGGGTGCTCAGCAGTTTTCTCCACTATGAGCTACAACAGAGCATCAGATTTAAATTAGACGCACATCAATTTCAGCTTTTAAATAGCAGATATTGATTTACATTGCAATCAAACAACAGGCTGGTATAACTGTCATTTCAAAGGCAGctgttattatatatatatatatatatatatatatttcaattataTAAAAGTTTGGTCCAGAAGTatagtccaaaagtttggaaccactaagatttttaatgtttttaaaagaagttttgtctgctcactaaggctacatttatttaattaaaaatacagtaaaaacagtaatattgtcaaatattattacaagttaaaataactgttttctatttgaatatatttcacaaagtaatttattcctgtgatgcaaagctgatttttcagcatcattactccagtcttcagtgtcacatgatccttcagaaatcattctaatatgctgatctgctgctcaagaaacatttaatgtgtacaattgtacaaaatatttgtgtacaatatttttttttcaggattatttgatga
This region includes:
- the zbtb47a gene encoding zinc finger and BTB domain-containing protein 47 isoform X2, whose translation is MLIVEKTAEHPSAEFSLVEDEALHCMFLMDRLNKQRLFQPDLCDVDIVLLHHQTSFQFQAHKGVLAAYSPFFHSLFASSKELRRVELSLEALQPQGLQQILNFIYTSKLLVSSCNAHDVLKAATVLQMSNIASSCSELITRGSLEISPSVDQAKQEVSAQSWSISTLVNSNFQMEIKQEKDPTCARIYGGKSEENSYAVQVGDGRQVGTYKVEGKESGNLKDSEELDSFNREQIIVELNLNNQTLNVSKGLEGNAAAQTPSAQQLPVKGRRSDETVEESRNNVALEEEEEEGEQSEDDDDDDMRLEGTSEDEGDHTLPVFISERPLQQTQASADALAVVSKKSSVRVRQETAHGGTGEERLDQDSLTFQSFTCVRCPKTFNNRWYLEKHMNVTHNRMHICDKCGKRFLLESELLLHQQTDCEKSIQCLTCGKAFRKLWSLHEHNKIVHGYAEKKYTCEICEKKFYTMAHVRKHMVAHTKEMPFTCETCGKSFKRSMSLKVHSLQHSGEKPFQCEVCSERFQYKYQLRSHMSIHIGHKQFMCQWCGKDFSMKQYFDEHMKTHTGEKPYICEICGKSFTSRPNMKRHRRTHTGEKPYPCEACGQRFRFSNMLKAHREKCSQVRNPPLLDSSTISNQTEAVANQELPVGMETLRAISPHLHGIVSFPSSVLQSVDGGPSHSQLRSLAPLYSIGRTDSRNL
- the zbtb47a gene encoding zinc finger and BTB domain-containing protein 47 isoform X1, giving the protein MVLIVEKTAEHPSAEFSLVEDEALHCMFLMDRLNKQRLFQPDLCDVDIVLLHHQTSFQFQAHKGVLAAYSPFFHSLFASSKELRRVELSLEALQPQGLQQILNFIYTSKLLVSSCNAHDVLKAATVLQMSNIASSCSELITRGSLEISPSVDQAKQEVSAQSWSISTLVNSNFQMEIKQEKDPTCARIYGGKSEENSYAVQVGDGRQVGTYKVEGKESGNLKDSEELDSFNREQIIVELNLNNQTLNVSKGLEGNAAAQTPSAQQLPVKGRRSDETVEESRNNVALEEEEEEGEQSEDDDDDDMRLEGTSEDEGDHTLPVFISERPLQQTQASADALAVVSKKSSVRVRQETAHGGTGEERLDQDSLTFQSFTCVRCPKTFNNRWYLEKHMNVTHNRMHICDKCGKRFLLESELLLHQQTDCEKSIQCLTCGKAFRKLWSLHEHNKIVHGYAEKKYTCEICEKKFYTMAHVRKHMVAHTKEMPFTCETCGKSFKRSMSLKVHSLQHSGEKPFQCEVCSERFQYKYQLRSHMSIHIGHKQFMCQWCGKDFSMKQYFDEHMKTHTGEKPYICEICGKSFTSRPNMKRHRRTHTGEKPYPCEACGQRFRFSNMLKAHREKCSQVRNPPLLDSSTISNQTEAVANQELPVGMETLRAISPHLHGIVSFPSSVLQSVDGGPSHSQLRSLAPLYSIGRTDSRNL